A genomic window from Candidatus Neomarinimicrobiota bacterium includes:
- a CDS encoding amino acid permease codes for FGKIHPRYGSPYVAIFVQSLIASLFIAMSFIGATVTEAYLILLDTTLLIYFVPYGYMFLSYAVLRSRNRGTEGGFKMPRSNLLAYFIAASGFATTLLAIIITLIPPREAGHVLLYEIKVVGGFLLFVLGGGLVFRFAPPKA; via the coding sequence TTTGGAAAGATCCACCCACGGTATGGATCTCCATATGTCGCGATTTTCGTGCAGTCCCTGATCGCTTCCTTGTTCATTGCCATGAGTTTCATCGGGGCAACGGTCACTGAGGCCTATCTCATCCTGCTTGATACGACTCTCCTCATATACTTTGTTCCCTATGGATATATGTTCCTCTCCTATGCCGTATTGCGTTCCAGGAATCGTGGCACTGAAGGTGGGTTCAAAATGCCCAGGAGTAATCTCCTGGCGTATTTCATCGCCGCCTCCGGGTTCGCAACGACACTGCTCGCCATCATAATAACGCTGATCCCCCCCCGGGAGGCGGGCCATGTCTTACTCTACGAAATCAAAGTAGTTGGGGGATTCTTGCTGTTCGTTCTGGGGGGCGGACTGGTTTTCAGATTCGCGCCCCCAAAGGCGTGA
- a CDS encoding PspC domain-containing protein, which produces MHRNKTGAKLAGVCAGLGDYFEVDPVLIRLIFVILCFWGGAGLILYIAAWIIIPEETTG; this is translated from the coding sequence GTGCACCGTAACAAAACTGGGGCAAAACTGGCAGGTGTTTGTGCCGGTCTTGGCGACTATTTCGAAGTCGACCCGGTATTGATCCGCCTGATCTTCGTTATTCTCTGCTTTTGGGGGGGAGCCGGACTAATCTTGTACATAGCCGCCTGGATCATTATTCCCGAGGAGACGACGGGGTAA